agcaaatatatatttgtaggTAAAAATAGTTATACATAGGTTAGGTATCTTTAAGTGtgctattaatatattttgtaaattttattttttatatgagaaaataagggaaaaatgaagaagaacAAACcaagaagcaaaaaaaagttaCCCAAAGGAAGGGAAAGATATATACCAACTCAAGAAGAAGTAGAAAGAAGAAATGCAGAAATTTCAAGAAAACCATTTAAGGAAGAATCAGAAGTGGAATCAGAAGCGGAATCAGAGGGAGGATCAGTTTATGTAACTGATTCACAAGCTCAAAGCTcagaaaatgaaaaggatactgcaaaaaagaataaggaaaattcaaaaaaagaagaaataataaatgatgagaaagataatattaatgaatataattagAAATATCCTTTAAATGTAACACAGTGAAATGTGCAGaagtgttttatttttattacacacatgtacattttttaatgccttttatttattattttttttcctatggGGAAAATATATACCCATTCGaagtttatattaaaaaagaaagaatgtTTTATTGTTGAGTTATCGTTCAAATAACCAAGTTTACAGTTACATAATATAGAAgatatttaaagaaatgaGATATAGTAGTGAGTAtgccatattttttaaattttctatgttgtattattagaattatttaatcgtttatatttttgcaaaaatgtatttttcacAGAAGTATTGCTACTGTATGTTagttgttattttattttattttattaatttaatttattttattatatcattttattattttatttttacttttaataaccatatttataataacatgTGTTATTGATATTTCTAGCAGTATGCACAAATTTATGGGAGTgtttaaaactttttaaaaaaattgttgatctgtttttttttacaaaagaaATAACCGAAATGTATCATATcataatttgtattattcccctttataattataattataataatataacaatcTACTTATTTACGTACTTGAAAAATAAGTATGTTACTACGTCTAGTGAGAGATGTATTAAACGTCCTCAGTAAGAGTAATTTTTCCTGGTTCTcaaaagtattatatatataattttagaaaGATAAAAGGATACCATAAAGTTAcaataaatttgaaaattatgCTATAACACTTTTATAAtggaagaaaatttttaataattcaaaCACAacttattcatatattttttaaaatgtatagttataaaaaaaataaaatattgcaaATAATATGCTGCTATAAacataatgtatataatgacatataatatttgtgctactttcttaaaatataacacatTTTAGTGGCGAACTTTTATTGCACCCTTCTTTTCAGGTTTTGCTTTTTATTGTATGATTTGTTCACATTTTTTAAGACATTAAGCATATATTTTCTCCTCAATTTTtcacaatttttaaattattaccaAAGGAATTtccttaaaattaaaaagattaaaaaattttcgatatatatgatttatataGTTGTATAatctataattataatataattgctGGCAGCGCGTTAAAATGtcaaaaatggaaaaagaaTACTGATACAGTTATTCTCAATAAAAACAAGattcattatatatcttgtttg
The window above is part of the Plasmodium malariae genome assembly, chromosome: 10 genome. Proteins encoded here:
- the PmUG01_10014600 gene encoding conserved Plasmodium protein, unknown function; translated protein: MKKNKPRSKKKLPKGRERYIPTQEEVERRNAEISRKPFKEESEVESEAESEGGSVYVTDSQAQSSENEKDTAKKNKENSKKEEIINDEKDNINEYN